A genome region from Sphingobium sp. WTD-1 includes the following:
- a CDS encoding alpha/beta fold hydrolase produces the protein MVAADAHPSPDPLDGIAETLDRAAVAAIAQATFGLSPATLIQAFSEWALHLSISPGKQLQLGAKVARKYARLFDYALRSASDADAAPAIEPLPQDRRFRDPAWKQPPFNILSQAFLLNQQWWYAATTGIGGVSKHHQEMVEFGARQMLDMLAPTNFLATNPVLQRKIVETGGKCLVEGFQHLLEDMQHSVRGLPPVGTEDFKVGENVATAKGKIVFRNRLMELIQYDPTTETVRPEPILIVPAWIMKYYILDLSPENSLVKWLTGQGYTVFMVSWHNPGSEDRDLDMEAYRRSGPMAALDAVSAITGAPSVHAVGYCLGGTLLSIAAAAMARDGDDRLASITQFAAQTEFSEPGELGLFIDEAQLNVLENMMWSRGYLDGTQMGGAFQILKSNDLVWSRILGEYLMGERPPMNDLMAWNADATRMPYAMHSQYLRRLFLEDDLAEGKYKVDGKTISLSAIRKPLFVVGTERDHVAPWHSVHKIHLLSGAEITFVLTSGGHNAGIVSEPGHRGRRYHVMTRELDGPSCDPEDWLTRATPKDGSWWLEWGAWLDARSGEPVAPPPMGNADKGYAPIGDAPGHYVLEH, from the coding sequence ATGGTCGCTGCGGATGCTCACCCATCGCCAGATCCCCTTGATGGCATCGCCGAAACCCTGGATCGCGCGGCTGTCGCCGCGATCGCGCAAGCCACCTTCGGCCTTTCACCGGCCACGCTCATCCAGGCTTTCTCAGAATGGGCGCTCCATCTCTCCATCTCTCCCGGCAAGCAGCTGCAACTGGGCGCCAAGGTGGCGCGCAAATATGCCCGGCTGTTCGACTATGCCTTGCGCAGCGCCAGCGATGCCGATGCCGCGCCCGCCATCGAACCGCTGCCGCAGGACCGGCGCTTCCGGGACCCGGCATGGAAGCAGCCGCCGTTCAACATCCTCTCGCAGGCTTTCCTGCTGAACCAGCAATGGTGGTACGCGGCGACGACCGGGATCGGCGGCGTCTCGAAGCATCATCAGGAGATGGTGGAATTCGGCGCACGACAGATGCTCGACATGCTGGCGCCGACCAACTTCCTGGCGACCAACCCGGTCCTGCAGCGCAAGATCGTCGAGACCGGCGGGAAATGCCTCGTCGAGGGTTTCCAGCATCTGCTGGAGGACATGCAGCATAGCGTACGCGGCCTGCCGCCGGTCGGGACCGAGGATTTCAAGGTGGGCGAAAATGTCGCCACCGCGAAGGGCAAAATCGTCTTCCGCAACCGGCTGATGGAGCTGATCCAGTATGACCCGACGACCGAGACGGTGCGTCCCGAGCCGATCCTGATCGTGCCGGCCTGGATCATGAAATATTACATCCTCGACCTGTCGCCTGAGAACTCGCTGGTCAAATGGCTGACCGGCCAGGGCTATACCGTGTTCATGGTATCCTGGCACAATCCGGGCAGCGAAGATCGCGATCTCGACATGGAGGCCTATCGCCGGTCGGGGCCAATGGCGGCGCTCGACGCGGTGAGCGCCATCACCGGCGCGCCCTCCGTTCACGCGGTTGGCTATTGCCTGGGCGGCACATTGCTCTCGATCGCGGCGGCTGCAATGGCGCGCGACGGCGACGATCGGCTGGCCAGTATCACGCAGTTCGCGGCCCAGACCGAGTTCAGCGAACCCGGCGAGCTCGGCCTGTTCATCGACGAGGCGCAATTGAACGTGCTCGAAAACATGATGTGGAGCCGCGGCTATCTCGACGGCACCCAGATGGGCGGCGCCTTCCAGATCCTCAAGTCCAACGATCTCGTATGGTCGCGTATCCTGGGCGAATATCTGATGGGTGAGCGTCCGCCGATGAACGACCTGATGGCATGGAATGCCGACGCCACCCGCATGCCTTATGCGATGCACAGCCAGTATCTGCGCCGCCTGTTTCTCGAGGACGATCTCGCTGAGGGCAAATACAAGGTGGATGGCAAGACCATCAGCCTGTCAGCTATTCGCAAGCCGCTGTTCGTTGTCGGCACCGAGCGCGATCATGTGGCGCCCTGGCATTCGGTCCACAAGATCCATTTGCTGAGCGGCGCGGAAATCACCTTCGTCCTGACCAGCGGCGGGCATAATGCCGGGATCGTCTCGGAACCGGGCCATCGCGGCCGTCGCTACCATGTGATGACCCGCGAACTCGACGGTCCTTCCTGTGATCCCGAGGACTGGCTGACGCGCGCAACGCCGAAGGACGGCTCCTGGTGGCTCGAATGGGGCGCCTGGCTGGATGCGCGCTCGGGCGAACCTGTCGCCCCGCCGCCGATGGGCAATGCCGACAAAGGCTATGCGCCGATCGGCGATGCTCCCGGCCATTATGTGCTGGAGCATTGA
- a CDS encoding glucose 1-dehydrogenase has protein sequence MTDFEGGVAIVTGAAMGLGAAIARELAVSGVRLVLGDLDMDRADALAAEIGREQAIAIRVDVSDAAAVEAMVAFALENFGKLDFAVNNAGVGGASAPAGEYALDEWRRVMSVDLDSVFFGMRYQIPAMLRSGGGAIVNMSSICGMIGLPGTIAYTAAKHAVVGMTRTAAMDYARQGIRINAVGPAVIDTPLIRAQGEPAAELVERHPLGRLGQPEEVAALVAFLLSGRASFMTGGYYPVDGGYLAQ, from the coding sequence ATGACAGACTTCGAAGGAGGGGTGGCAATCGTAACCGGGGCCGCGATGGGTTTGGGCGCGGCAATTGCTCGCGAGCTTGCCGTATCCGGCGTTAGGCTGGTGCTGGGTGATCTCGACATGGACCGTGCAGATGCTCTCGCGGCGGAAATCGGTCGCGAACAGGCAATCGCCATCAGGGTCGATGTCTCGGACGCGGCGGCGGTCGAAGCCATGGTTGCCTTCGCTCTGGAAAACTTCGGCAAGCTGGACTTCGCCGTAAACAATGCCGGCGTGGGCGGCGCCTCTGCGCCTGCCGGGGAATATGCTCTCGACGAGTGGCGGCGCGTGATGAGCGTGGATCTCGACAGTGTCTTTTTCGGCATGCGCTACCAGATCCCTGCGATGCTGCGCTCGGGCGGCGGCGCCATTGTCAACATGAGTTCGATCTGCGGGATGATCGGCCTGCCGGGCACGATCGCCTATACCGCGGCCAAGCACGCAGTGGTCGGCATGACCCGGACCGCCGCGATGGACTATGCGCGGCAGGGCATCCGGATCAACGCTGTCGGCCCTGCCGTGATCGATACCCCCCTGATCCGCGCGCAGGGCGAACCCGCGGCCGAACTCGTCGAGCGGCATCCGCTCGGACGGCTCGGGCAGCCCGAGGAAGTGGCAGCTCTCGTCGCTTTTCTGCTGTCCGGCCGGGCGTCGTTCATGACTGGTGGCTACTACCCCGTCGATGGAGGCTATCTGGCCCAATAG
- a CDS encoding acetyl-CoA C-acetyltransferase yields the protein MASNIVLCAPVRTAIGAYGGTLKDMAAPALGSIAVRETLARAGVGGDTIDTVVLGQVVQAGAKMNPARQAAIGAGIPDNVPAMTVNRVCGSGAQAIATAAQEIMLGLSSAAIAGGMENMDQAPYLIEKGRWGYRMGDGKLHDAMLHDGLNDAFCNQHSGWVTEDLVDRFQITREAQDAWAMRSQQRFSVAQAEGKFDAEIVAVEIAGRKGPTIFARDEQNRADTTLESLARLKPAFRPEGSITAGNAPGLNSGAAAMVVASEQWAQQHGVTPLGRLVAFGVGAVEPGMFGLGPVPAVRQALDRAGWAVADLERVEINEAFAAIAIAVTRELGLPEDIVNVEGGAIAHGHPIGATGTVLTTRLLQSMRRDGLKRGLVTLCIGGGQGVALLLESVS from the coding sequence ATGGCATCCAATATCGTTCTTTGTGCGCCGGTCCGTACCGCGATCGGCGCCTATGGTGGCACCCTTAAGGATATGGCTGCGCCTGCCCTTGGGAGCATAGCCGTTCGCGAGACACTGGCACGCGCGGGCGTGGGCGGTGACACCATCGATACTGTCGTTCTGGGACAGGTCGTGCAAGCTGGCGCAAAGATGAACCCGGCTAGGCAGGCGGCCATCGGTGCCGGCATTCCGGACAATGTGCCGGCGATGACCGTCAACCGGGTCTGCGGCTCGGGCGCCCAGGCCATCGCGACTGCCGCGCAGGAAATCATGCTCGGGCTGTCCAGTGCTGCGATTGCCGGCGGGATGGAGAATATGGACCAGGCGCCCTACCTGATCGAGAAGGGCCGCTGGGGCTACCGCATGGGCGATGGCAAGCTCCATGACGCGATGCTACACGACGGTCTCAACGACGCCTTCTGCAACCAGCATTCCGGCTGGGTCACCGAAGATCTTGTCGACAGGTTCCAGATCACGCGCGAGGCGCAGGATGCCTGGGCGATGCGGTCCCAGCAGCGCTTTAGCGTTGCCCAGGCCGAAGGTAAATTCGACGCCGAGATTGTGGCGGTGGAGATAGCTGGTCGCAAAGGACCGACGATCTTCGCGCGCGACGAGCAGAACCGCGCGGACACGACGTTGGAGAGCCTCGCACGGCTGAAACCGGCCTTCCGCCCTGAAGGCAGCATTACCGCGGGTAATGCGCCCGGTCTCAACAGCGGCGCGGCGGCGATGGTCGTCGCCAGCGAGCAATGGGCGCAGCAGCATGGGGTCACGCCGCTCGGGCGTCTGGTCGCCTTTGGTGTCGGCGCTGTCGAACCTGGGATGTTCGGCCTTGGCCCGGTGCCGGCTGTCCGTCAGGCGCTCGATCGTGCGGGTTGGGCGGTGGCCGATCTCGAGCGGGTCGAGATCAATGAGGCGTTTGCGGCCATTGCGATCGCCGTCACCCGGGAACTTGGCCTCCCCGAGGACATCGTCAATGTCGAAGGCGGCGCCATCGCCCATGGCCATCCGATCGGCGCGACGGGCACGGTGCTGACGACGCGCCTGCTGCAGTCGATGCGTCGCGACGGACTGAAGCGTGGCCTGGTGACGCTCTGCATCGGCGGCGGGCAGGGGGTTGCGCTTCTCCTCGAGAGCGTGTCCTGA
- the phbB gene encoding acetoacetyl-CoA reductase, with the protein MSRIALVTGGVSGIGAATSTLLQKSGFTVAANYFGNDEEAKAFSKETGIPVYSWNVADFAASQAGVAQVVADFGPVDVLINNAGITRDGTLHKMTEEQWRSVIDVDLSGCFNMCRAVIEGMRERRFGRIVNISSVNGLSGQFGQTNYAAAKAGVIGFSKALALEGAARNITVNAIAPGYTDTEMVAAVPEQAMQGILSGVPIGRLGHPEEIARGVLYLVADEAGFITGATLSINGGKYMA; encoded by the coding sequence ATGTCTCGCATCGCTCTTGTCACCGGTGGCGTCAGCGGCATCGGCGCCGCTACATCGACGCTGCTTCAAAAGTCGGGTTTTACCGTCGCCGCCAATTATTTCGGCAATGACGAAGAGGCGAAAGCCTTTTCAAAAGAAACCGGTATCCCTGTCTACAGCTGGAACGTTGCCGACTTCGCCGCCAGCCAGGCCGGTGTCGCGCAGGTCGTCGCCGATTTCGGTCCGGTCGATGTGCTCATCAACAATGCCGGTATCACCCGCGACGGCACGCTGCACAAGATGACCGAGGAACAATGGCGCAGCGTCATCGATGTCGACCTGAGTGGCTGTTTCAACATGTGCCGGGCAGTTATCGAGGGGATGCGCGAGCGCCGCTTTGGCCGTATCGTCAACATCAGCTCGGTCAACGGTCTCTCCGGACAGTTTGGACAGACCAACTATGCCGCAGCCAAGGCCGGCGTTATCGGCTTCTCCAAGGCGCTGGCGCTTGAGGGCGCCGCGCGAAACATCACGGTCAACGCGATCGCGCCAGGCTATACCGATACCGAAATGGTCGCCGCAGTGCCCGAGCAGGCAATGCAGGGCATTCTCTCGGGCGTGCCGATCGGTCGGCTCGGCCATCCCGAGGAGATCGCGCGCGGGGTTCTCTACCTGGTGGCGGACGAGGCGGGGTTCATCACCGGCGCCACCCTTTCGATCAATGGCGGCAAATATATGGCCTGA
- a CDS encoding bifunctional enoyl-CoA hydratase/phosphate acetyltransferase produces MSDEPMIENHTYDQIEIGQTASITRTLCEQDIQLFALVSGDVNPAHLDTSYAATDIFHRVIAHGMWGGGLISAVLGTELPGPGAIYLNQSLRFTRPVGLGDTITTSVTVAEKRDHHNILFDCRCVNQDGDDVITGQAEVRAPTEKVRRPRIALPDVHIRDHDGYRRLIERTEGQGAVATAVAHPCSAAAITAAIEAAEAGLIVPILIGPETRVRKAAEEAAKDISGFQLIDAAHSHDAAAKAVALIRSGEAKLLMKGSLHTDELMGAVVASATGLRTERRISHAYVMDVPDHPTPLIITDAAINIAPTLEEKADIIRNAIDLAHVIGIEQPKVAILAAVETVNAGMQSTLDAAALCKMADRGQITGGILDGPLAFDNAISESAVKEKGIISPVAGKAEILVVPNLEAGNMLAKQLTFLGGADAAGVVLGARVPIILTSRADSLRTRLASCAVAVLLARAATKATPGLLEAQGA; encoded by the coding sequence ATGAGCGACGAACCGATGATCGAAAACCACACCTATGACCAGATAGAGATCGGGCAGACGGCGAGCATCACGCGCACGCTGTGCGAACAGGATATCCAGCTCTTCGCGCTCGTCTCGGGCGATGTGAACCCGGCACACCTCGATACCAGCTACGCCGCAACCGACATATTTCACCGCGTGATCGCGCATGGCATGTGGGGCGGCGGCCTGATCTCGGCGGTGCTGGGCACCGAACTTCCGGGACCCGGCGCCATTTATCTCAACCAGTCGCTTCGCTTCACGCGGCCGGTCGGTCTGGGCGACACGATCACGACATCGGTGACTGTCGCGGAGAAGCGCGATCACCACAATATCCTGTTCGACTGCCGCTGCGTCAATCAGGACGGCGACGACGTGATCACCGGCCAGGCCGAGGTCAGGGCACCGACCGAGAAGGTCCGCCGGCCGCGTATCGCCCTGCCCGACGTGCACATTCGCGACCATGACGGCTATCGCCGGCTGATCGAGCGCACGGAAGGCCAGGGGGCGGTGGCTACCGCTGTGGCGCATCCATGTAGCGCGGCGGCAATTACCGCCGCAATCGAAGCCGCCGAAGCCGGATTGATCGTTCCGATCCTGATCGGTCCCGAAACCAGGGTTCGCAAGGCTGCCGAGGAAGCGGCCAAGGATATCTCGGGCTTCCAGCTGATCGACGCCGCCCACAGCCATGATGCCGCGGCCAAAGCCGTCGCGCTCATTCGCTCCGGCGAAGCGAAACTGCTGATGAAAGGGTCGCTTCACACCGACGAACTGATGGGCGCGGTGGTGGCATCCGCCACCGGCCTGCGAACCGAGCGCAGGATCAGCCACGCCTATGTGATGGATGTACCCGATCACCCGACCCCGCTGATCATCACCGACGCCGCGATCAACATCGCGCCGACGCTGGAAGAGAAAGCGGATATCATCCGCAACGCGATCGACCTGGCGCATGTGATCGGCATCGAGCAGCCAAAAGTGGCGATCCTCGCGGCCGTCGAGACCGTCAATGCTGGCATGCAGTCGACGCTGGACGCGGCCGCTCTGTGCAAGATGGCCGATCGCGGACAGATCACAGGCGGAATCCTCGATGGCCCCCTCGCCTTCGACAACGCAATCAGCGAATCCGCGGTGAAAGAAAAAGGCATTATCTCGCCCGTCGCCGGCAAAGCCGAGATCCTGGTCGTGCCTAATCTGGAAGCGGGCAACATGCTCGCCAAGCAACTCACGTTCCTTGGCGGCGCGGACGCAGCCGGGGTAGTCCTGGGCGCACGGGTGCCGATCATCCTCACCAGCCGTGCCGACAGTCTGCGCACCCGCCTTGCGTCCTGCGCGGTCGCGGTTCTGCTCGCCCGTGCCGCGACGAAGGCCACCCCGGGCTTGCTGGAGGCGCAA